The genomic interval TGCTGCCGGTGGCCGAGATGGTGAAGGTGAAAGTGTCGTCACTTGGATCACTGGAGGTACCATTGTCGTTACAGGTTGGGGTAACGGTGGGCGTATTGATGGCACAAACAGGAGCCGCAGCACAACTCCCCGGATCGCTCACTGATGCCGTTTGGGTGCAAGAAGAGGTCGTCGCATCGGTCAGGGTAAGGGTGTAGGTTGTGCCATTGCCCGCAGAACCATTTTGAAGACGGAAACTGGTGGCGCTGCTATAAGAACCGGACATTGGCGTGACAGTGCCACCATTGTTTACACTCACGTTGTAGGATGCTGCTACTCCCGTGCCTGAGGCTGTAACCGAAAACGTACGGTAATCATCGCTTGCATCGGCTGGAGTGCCATTGTTATTACAAGTTTTAAAAATGATGTCTTATGCAGTTCCTTTGAGAATTTTGTTCCAATACAAATAGGGCAATAAGTTCTTTTTTAACAACCACATAGAGAAGCGTTCCTTTGTTTGGTCAAAAGGAAAAGACGTCATTGGCTTGTTGTCGTAGTCAAACTCTGCCAGAACCAATTTGTGGTAGCCTGTAACCAATGGGCATGAACCATAGCCCGTGTAATGGCCACTTCCCTGCCTGTTTTGTATAGAAGACAAGAGGTTTTCTACCAAGACAGGGGCTTGTTTTCGGATTGCCGCACCTGTTTTTGCATTTGGGGTACTGGTTGCATCGCCAGCACCCCAAATATTCGCAAAACGATTGTGTTGCAAGGTGTGTTTGTTGATGTCCAGCCAGCCGAAAGCATTTTCGGGTACGGATAGCGGGCTATTCTTGATGAAATCCGGTGCGCTTTGTGGCGGCGTGGCGTGCATGATTTCGTAAGGAACACCCACTTGGACTATGCGTCCGTCGTGGCTTGTGTCCACCACAACGCACCCCATCCGTTCTAATTTCTGTTGGTGAGCATGGTGGTCAAAGACTTCTGTCTCAAAAACAGCAATTTTCTCGTCGCCTCGAACTTCCACAAGGTTGTGTCCGAAATGGGTTTCGATGTCATACCGCTTAACAACCTCGTTTAGGGTTTTGGCAAATTCTGGTACTGCAAAAATTACAGTTCCACCAGAATAAAAATGTACACTATCGTGTTTTAATAGGCCATTTTTGCGGAAATGATCAGCCGCCAAATACATGATTTTTTGAGGAGCACCGCCACATTTAATCGGTGTACTCGGTGCTGTAAAGAGGGCTTTCCCTTTACCTGTATAGCCTCGGATCAACTCCCACGTTTGGGGCGCCCACTCAAAGCGGTAATTACTGGACACTCCTTGTCGGTTCTCAATCGCAGACCGAAGCCCCTTAACCTTGTCCCAATTGAGCTGGATACCCGGACAAACGACCAAATGATCATAACTGATTTGATCCCCATCCGAGAGTGTTACAACGTTTTCTTCGGGCGTAAAACCAGTACAAGCGGCCTGAATCCATTTAACATACGAGGGCATTACGTCGGCTTGCGGACGTACTGTTTTTGCGACATCAAATGTCCCTCCTCCCACCAAAGTCCAAGCGGGTTGGTAATAGTGTTTTTCTGCCGGATCTACGATCGCAATGTCCAAACGCTTGTCTTTACGGTAAAGTTGTGATGCAATTGAGATACCGGCATTACCGCCGCCGATAATTAAAACCTGATGATGACGCATAGAAGTTTGGTTTAGGGGGTTAGGTTAATTACAGGTTAATACAGGATGTAAGTTGTTATTACAAGTGAAAAGATAGAAAATAAATTGTGTAAAAACAATATGCAAAACGCTTTTTTTGATTAAATTATGTTTTTAGGGCTTTTCCGCAAGTCCTTGTTTCTTTACCGCCTCAATCCCGCAGCCATGCAGTCTAACGCCCCCACACCTGATGCTTACATTGCATCTTTGCCCGAAGACCGGAAAGCCGTTATCCAGAAACTGAGAGAAGTTATTTCGGAGAATTTACCAGATGGCTTCCACGAAGAGATGAATTACGGTATGATTGGCTATGTTGTA from Rhodothermia bacterium carries:
- a CDS encoding NAD(P)/FAD-dependent oxidoreductase — translated: MRHHQVLIIGGGNAGISIASQLYRKDKRLDIAIVDPAEKHYYQPAWTLVGGGTFDVAKTVRPQADVMPSYVKWIQAACTGFTPEENVVTLSDGDQISYDHLVVCPGIQLNWDKVKGLRSAIENRQGVSSNYRFEWAPQTWELIRGYTGKGKALFTAPSTPIKCGGAPQKIMYLAADHFRKNGLLKHDSVHFYSGGTVIFAVPEFAKTLNEVVKRYDIETHFGHNLVEVRGDEKIAVFETEVFDHHAHQQKLERMGCVVVDTSHDGRIVQVGVPYEIMHATPPQSAPDFIKNSPLSVPENAFGWLDINKHTLQHNRFANIWGAGDATSTPNAKTGAAIRKQAPVLVENLLSSIQNRQGSGHYTGYGSCPLVTGYHKLVLAEFDYDNKPMTSFPFDQTKERFSMWLLKKNLLPYLYWNKILKGTA